A stretch of Fusarium poae strain DAOMC 252244 chromosome 2, whole genome shotgun sequence DNA encodes these proteins:
- a CDS encoding hypothetical protein (BUSCO:21660at5125), translating to MGSDPQYAKWPLLPLSQHVFTLTNGYATKNAQQAAVKALQDAITQDKMAPLYRYLAHPLDGVLNTVGEGGATAPGRPLSRKSSLVGMIATKSAAANISLPWDEGLYNQLTEDNDRELQEIQKEEDDAVEQAGDTEVMAAQGKRAEFWARDKAIAAYESLFEKTGILGTKIDLVLAIIRMGLFYGDKPLVKKHVERARGLVDTGGDWDRRNRLKAYEGLHLLTVRSYNLAAPLLLDSLSTFTSYELCTYSNLVVYSVLAGSVSLKRVDFKSKVVDAPEIKAILGDGEDKLLALSGAISAGPGADDTTGVKAPKTATAAVNLTTLGSSTDQPEAEMAIDFSPLALLVSSLYKGDYKAFFTSLANVEEAFLNQDRYLHEHKNWFIREMRLRAYQQLLQSYRVVGLESMANDFGVTVDFLDRDLARFIAAGRIPCTIDRVTGKGVIETNRPDDKNKQYQDVVRQGDQLITKLQKYGQAVRLRGSERA from the exons ATGGGTTCCGACCCCCAGTACGCCAAATGGCCATTGCTGCCTCTTTCGCAGCATGTCTTTACCCTCACAAACGGCTACGCCACTAAGAATGCGCAACAAGCCGCTGTCAAGGCTCTCCAAGATGCCATCACTCAGGACAAGATGGCTCCCCTTTACCGATATCTCGCTCACCCTCTCGATGGCGTTCTCAACACCGTTGGCGAGGGCGGCGCTACTGCCCCAGGCCGACCTCTTAGCAGGAAGTCGAGCCTCGTTGGAATGATCGCCACCAAGTCTGCTGCTGCCAACATCAGTCTCCCTTGGGATGAGGGTCTTTACAATCAGCTGACAGAGGACAATGACCGTGAGCTACAAGAGATCCAGaaagaggaggatgacgCTGTGGAGCAAGCTGGTGATACTGAGGTCATGGCCGCCCAGGGCAAGCGAGCAGAGTTCTGGGCCCGA GATAAGGCTATCGCCGCCTACGAGAGCCTCTTCGAAAAGACGGGTATCCTCGGTACCAAGATCGACCTCGTTCTTGCTATAATACGTATGGGCTTATTTTATGGTGACAAGCCTCTCGTGAAGAAGCATGTTGAGCGCGCCAGGGGACTTGTCGATACAGGCGGTGACTGGGACCGTCGCAACCGCCTCAAGGCCTACGAGGGCCTGCACCTGCTCACCGTTCGATCCTACAACCTCGCTGCGCCGCTGCTCCTCGACTCTCTTTCCACCTTCACCAGTTACGAGCTCTGCACTTACTCCAACCTCGTTGTGTATTCCGTTCTCGCTGGTTCAGTCTCCCTCAAGCGAGTCGATTTCAAGTCAAAGGTTGTTGATGCACCAGAGATCAAGGCTATTCTTGGCGATGGTGAAGACAAACTGCTAGCTCTTAGCGGTGCTATCAGTGCCGGCCCAGGCGCTGATGACACTACCGGCGTGAAGGCACCCAAGACGGCCACCGCTGCTGTCAACCTGACCACGCTGGGCTCAAGCACCGATCAGCCCGAAGCTGAGATGGCTATTGACTTCAGCCCCTTGGCCTTGCTCGTCAGCAGCCTGTACAAGGGCGACTACAAGGCCTTCTTTACGTCTCTGGCCAATGTTGAGGAGGCGTTCCTGAACCAGGATCGCTACCTTCACGAGCACAAGAACTGGTTCATCCGAGAGATGCGACTTCGCGCTTACCagcagctcctgcaaagttACCGTGTTGTCGGCCTTGAGAGCATGGCCAACGACTTTGGTGTCACTGTTGACTTCCTCGACCG TGATCTCGCCCGCTTCATTGCTGCTGGCCGCATTCCTTGCACCATCGACCGCGTGACAGGCAAGGGTGTTATCGAGACCAACCGCCCCGATGACAAGAACAAGCAGTACCAAGACGTTGTGCGACAGGGCGATCAGCTCATTACAAAGCTACAAAAGTACGGCCAGGCTGTGCGGCTGAGGGGTAGCGAGAGAGCATAG
- the ABD1 gene encoding mRNA cap guanine-N7 methyltransferase (BUSCO:33675at5125), with the protein MVRDSDRAQDDERSGRKRRANDEPQDDLPQPYNANSLQPAKRRALSPSEQPRKLKRPGARARISESEREAIRQRQLEREREAAADEAADAEQERIRNNSDLVRQHYNNVPERGRDWRTRDSKIKGLRVFNNWIKSCIIQRYSPDEDHTPGSREAGRSSGKDLLVLDMGCGKGGDLNKWQQAPQPIQLYVGLDPADVSIEQARDRYRTLGSRGGRGGRGGHRRPPPRLFDARFHVKDCFGDTIEDLDIIQQVGFDVSLNRRGFDVVSMMFSMHYAFESERNARNMLRNVAGALKKGGRFIGCIPNSDVLGERVRKFNEEAAAKRAAKQETEKNGDGSTTPQQTEPEDGELEEGEEEPTAEWGNSIYRVRFPDKTPDDGVFRPAYGWKYNFFLDEAVEEVPEYVVPWEAFRALAEEFNLELQFHRTFPEIWEAEKDDRELGPLSERMGVRERGGGPLLVSDEEMEAASFYVGFCFYKV; encoded by the coding sequence ATGGTTAGAGATTCGGATCGCGCCCAAGACGATGAGCGCAGCGGTCGTAAACGCCGTGCCAATGACGAACCGCAAGACGATCTTCCCCAGCCATACAATGCCAATTCGCTTCAACCAGCAAAGCGACGCGCCCTCTCTCCTTCCGAACAGCCCCGGAAGTTGAAGCGTCCTGGTGCGCGCGCGCGTATCTCGGAATCCGAACGAGAAGCCATCCGACAGCGCCAGCTTGAAAGAGAACGAGAGGCTGCAGCGGACGAAGCTGCCGACGCTGAACAGGAGAGGATTCGAAACAACAGCGATCTCGTGCGACAACACTACAACAATGTACCGGAGCGCGGTCGCGACTGGAGAACGAGGGACAGCAAGATCAAGGGGCTGCGCGTTTTCAACAATTGGATCAAGAGCTGCATCATTCAACGATATTCACCTGATGAAGATCATACCCCTGGCTCGCGCGAGGCTGGACGCTCTAGCGGAAAGGACCTTCTTGTGCTCGATATGGGATGTGGAAAGGGCGGCGACCTGAATAAATGGCAACAGGCTCCTCAACCCATTCAGCTCTACGTTGGTCTGGACCCGGCTGACGTGAGTATCGAACAAGCTCGCGATCGCTACAGAACTCTAGGCAGTCGTGGAGGACGTGGAGGACGAGGCGGTCACCGACGACCGCCACCTCGCCTGTTTGATGCTCGTTTCCACGTCAAGGATTGTTTTGGCGACACTATTGAAGATCTTGACATCATTCAACAAGTCGGCTTCGATGTTTCACTGAACCGCCGAGGCTTCGACGTTGTCAGCATGATGTTTTCTATGCACTACGCTTTTGAGTCCGAGAGGAACGCGCGCAACATGCTCCGCAACGTTGCTGGAGCACTCAAGAAAGGAGGGCGATTCATTGGCTGCATCCCAAACTCTGATGTTCTGGGAGAGCGAGTCCGCAAATTCAATGAGGAGGCTGCTGCTAAGCGCGCAGCCAAGCAAGAAACAGAGAAGAACGGCGACGGCTCAACAACCCCGCAACAGACAGAGCCTGAGGATGGCGAACTGGAAGAGGGTGAGGAGGAGCCAACTGCTGAATGGGGCAACTCCATCTATCGAGTTCGCTTCCCTGACAAGACACCAGATGATGGTGTATTCCGACCTGCATACGGTTGGAAATacaacttcttcctcgacGAGGCTGTGGAAGAAGTGCCTGAGTATGTCGTACCGTGGGAGGCTTTCCGTGCTCTTGCTGAAGAATTCAATCTCGAACTTCAGTTCCACCGCACGTTCCCCGAGATCTGGGAGGCTGAGAAGGATGACCGAGAGTTGGGCCCTCTGAGCGAGCGTATGGGTGTACGTGAGCGTGGCGGTGGCCCCCTGCTCGTGTCTgacgaggaaatggaagcTGCTAGCTTTTACGTCGGCTTTTGTTTCTACAAGGTCTAA
- a CDS encoding hypothetical protein (BUSCO:19682at5125): protein MRLTTENINQRVVAAKYAVRGELAVKSEEYRAKIAKGDTGDLPFKEVISANIGNPQQLDQKPITFFRQVASLLENPILLENEEALTKHFGYKTDVIERAKFLLSKIGSVGAYSASTGVPAIRDSIAQFIERRDGFPADPEHIYLSAGASSGVNTLLNVICASPKTGILIPIPQYPLYTATLSLLDATAVPYLLDESRNWGTDVDTIRASYEKAKADGVDVRCIVIINPGNPTGASLPEEDIRAVLEFANQENLVVMADEVYQTNVFVGKFHSFKQVLCKLQKENPGKFDGLELASLHSVSKGMVGECGHRGGYFELVNFDADVEANIYKFISIMLCAPVIGQCLVELMVNPPKQGQPSYELYKKEYDGIFSGLQERATALHKAFSQMEGVECAEPQGSMYLFPTINLPEKAAEAAKAEGRTPDEFYCMRLLEATGICVVPGSGFGQKENTLHFRTTFLAPGTEWVGSIVKFHKEFLDKYR, encoded by the exons ATGAGATTGACTACCGAGAATATCAACCAGCGCGTCGTCGCCGCCAAGTATGCCGTCCGTGGCGAACTTGCTGTCAAGTCCGAGGAGTACCGGGCCAAGATCGCGAAGGGCGATACCGGCGACCTTCCTTTCAAAGAGGTTATTTCTGCCAACATTGGCAACCCTCAGCAGCTCGACCAGAAGCCCATCACCTTCTTCCGACAGGTCGCCAGTCTTCTCGAGAACCCTATCCTGCTCGAGAACGAGGAGGCCCTTACCAAGCACTTTGGCTACAAGACCGATGTCATTGAGCGCGCCAAGTTTCTCCTGAGCAAGATTGGATCCGTCGGTGCCTACAGCGCCAGCACTGGTGTCCCTGCTATCCGTGATAGCATTGCGCAGTTTATTGAGC GTCGCGATGGCTTCCCTGCTGACCCCGAACACATTTACCTGTCCGCTGGTGCCTCTTCCGGTGTCAACACTCTCCTTAACGTTATCTGCGCCTCTCCTAAGACCGGTATCCTTATCCCTATTCCTCAGTACCCTCTTTACACCGCCACTCTGTCTCTCCTTGACGCAACCGCTGTTCCCTACCTGCTCGACGAGTCAAGGAACTGGGGTACTGATGTCGATACTATCCGCGCTTCTTacgagaaggccaaggccgACGGCGTTGATGTTCGAtgcatcgtcatcatcaacccCGGTAACCCCACTGGTGCTTCCCTCCCTGAGGAGGACATCCGCGCCGTCCTCGAGTTTGCCAACCAGGAGAACCTAGTCGTTATGGCTGATGAGGTTTACCAGACAAACGTCTTTGTCGGCAAGTTCCACAGCTTCAAGCAGGTCCTCTGCAAGCTCCAGAAGGAGAACCCTGGCAAGTTTGACGGTCTTGAGCTCGCCTCTCTGCACAGTGTCTCCAAGGGTATGGTTGGTGAGTGTGGTCACCGTGGTGGTTACTTCGAGCTTGTCAACTTTGATGCCGATGTCGAGGCCAACATCTACAAGTTCATCTCCATCATGCTCTGCGCTCCCGTCATCGGCCAGTGCCTCGTCGAGTTGATGGTCAACCCTCCCAAGCAGGGTCAGCCTTCATACGAGCTTTACAAGAAGGAGTACGACGGTATCTTCTCTGGTCTTCAAGAGCGTGCTACCGCCTTGCACAAGGCTTTCTCCCAGATGGAGGGAGTCGAGTGCGCCGAGCCTCAAGGTTCCATGTACCTTTTCCCTACCATCAACCTTCCCGAGAAGGCCGCCGAGGCTGCCAAGGCAGAGGGCCGAACCCCCGATGAGTTCTACTGCATGCGTCTCCTCGAGGCCACCGGTATCTGTGTCGTCCCTGGTTCCGGTTTCGGTCAGAAGGAGAACACCCTCCACTTCCGAACAACCTTCCTCGCTCCCGGTACCGAGTGGGTTGGCAGCATCGTCAAGTTCCACAAGGAGTTCCTCGACAAGTACCGATGA
- a CDS encoding hypothetical protein (TransMembrane:1 (i7-26o)): protein MAKKAKARLVHARLVSMAMTGFFYTFKRPRTAPMMSMLKYDPIVRKKVLFLETKKRK, encoded by the exons ATGGCAAAGAAGG CCAAGGCTCGTTTGGTGCATGCGCGCCTCGTTTCCATGGCCATGACTGGCTTCTTCTACACCTTCAAGCGTCCTAGAACCGCACCCATGATGAGCATGTTGAAATATGATCCCATCG TGCGCAAGAAGGTCTTGTTCCTCGAGACCAAAAAGAGGAAGTGA
- a CDS encoding hypothetical protein (BUSCO:36519at5125) — protein sequence MSASSASRSQSLSQDTNLASFGHIEDGSGFEKLPSVVPDSQVASNVYTNQIPVKRFSVSKEDVSISDIAEGFSFGAKKPPRPGQFSERPKIDQSQSGDNSKFFNSTGALPRMSPPDPPRPLNIQIPPPSPPRIPTLQIPPSNPPRPSNIPMPKPQPLDLPEIGLVGRQSSPQDSPPLSHREISVSPGQQEQHSPKFPQQGTPQKIDAGPAALCAESSENHRRDSAPSTGLHAPPPRTKAFSSSPRPSRVVNSAGTPQYRQDKNRLESSSSNERARNFEHLKFPLPHIVQNGPTHHSVSSPSTCGDLEMPAPQSPRAARRSRTSGGYWSKQPTTRSDHYRGSEKYHERPQSRESNVSRKRSSRRKDRSRTTVDPERKKLAMQNVAQHWNECIQISEAERIEAAREIARLEDEVHCAEEALEMSRQLISEKDAAIQELTDIHQSQKEEGSLAEKESQKLLNEVESLRSELAKSHEDKAAIHERYRKNRAKLNEAITEQQDLFNRSRARCEEIAELQKDKEKHDIDVKAVELALEASRKKREELKSCVEQYRAETEQEAQKKNHAIEKLRLQLEHQQQELIRERAAASELQRQLKTESALTDMVKNIHSDLSSLKENNDRHNERSQNQDRMTKCLSEKLDRISDHLNSHIEGQFTNGDVKSLLENLGTNIITRLASEIHNVISSQTNAAKTAACFHETVHGHFEKLHNNMAEQQSTQSKTQQWFEENRQVFIDYLDAISTKTVETQRACEELKNGWADFSESNSAWRDSFKNSLHNEITQQLGNRESKIVKLEETIRQVSLEWSRKLEGMKSSMLENNQQAEQGLQGAIREVKETLDKRFQEQSVASQGDISKSEAIRSTIEVHLEQVRQQLESVSSGDPESQLLREALLEERKKTSGLQEDLVKLQSDAATSSELCRREREDFKAMETLKSQLEGMSVRVPRVENLNTTFNKMIDLNQILQSTASYLSKEHNWVQDELAARLPTIAPNESQESEAGTEWGYLQGQRSEEPRPGLQAQDIGGKRSSDISDVLTLDVHAQGERYRRRVVVASPAIEESLPAPPLSIAQEQQRRREPSVARPILRPAAASMKEADPLGVALNHDQYNRPVMARASSTASGTNPAMVEQVRTGLMPRMGK from the exons ATGTCTGCTTCGTCAGCATCAAGGTCTCAGAGCCTCAGCCAAGATACCAATCTAGCATCATTCGGCCATATAGAAGATGGCAGTGGTTTCGAGAAACTACCCTCTGTCGTCCCTGACTCCCAGGTTGCATCGAATGTATACACGAATCAGATTCCTGTCAAGCGCTTTTCCGTGTCAAAGGAGGACGTATCAATATCCGACATCGCTGAGGGTTTCTCCTTTGGTGCAAAGAAGCCACCTCGTCCTGGGCAGTTCTCTGAACGACCCAAAATTGATCAGTCTCAGTCAGGTGATAATTCCAAGTTCTTCAACTCGACGGGCGCTCTTCCACGGATGTCTCCTCCTGATCCACCACGTCCCCTCAACATACAGATCCCTCCTCCTAGTCCACCACGCATCCCTACGTTACAGATTCCTCCTTCCAACCCACCACGTCCTTCTAACATACCGATGCCCAAACCTCAACCCTTAGATCTACCCGAGATCGGACTGGTTGGGAGACAATCTTCCCCCCAGGATTCTCCTCCTCTATCACATCGAGAGATCTCAGTCTCTCCTGGGCAACAGGAGCAACACTCTCCAAAGTTTCCTCAACAGGGAACTCCTCAGAAGATTGACGCTGGCCCTGCGGCTTTGTGTGCTGAAAGCTCTGAGAATCACCGTAGGGATAGCGCTCCTTCTACTGGGCTACACGCGCCGCCCCCAAGAACCAAAGCATTCTCAAGCTCTCCACGACCTTCTAGGGTGGTTAATTCGGCCGGAACACCTCAGTATAGACAGGACAAGAATCGTCTCGAATCTTCCTCATCTAACGAACGTG CACGCAATTTTGAGCATCTGAAATTTCCACTTCCACACATTGTCCAGAATGGTCCAACTCATCATAGCGTTTCGTCTCCAAGTACTTGCGGTGATCTCGAAATGCCTGCTCCGCAATCTCCAAGGGCTGCGAGACGAAGTCGTACTTCAGGTGGTTACTGGTCCAAGCAGCCGACTACAAGATCTGATCACTACAGAGGGTCGGAGAAATATCACGAACGCCCGCAATCCAGAGAAAGTAATGTCTCCAGAAAACGCTCGTCGAGGCGAAAGGATCGGTCACGAACTACAGTAGATCCTGAGCGAAAGAAGCTTGCTATGCAGAATGTGGCTCAACACTGGAACGAATGTATCCAGATCTCTGAGGCGGAACGCATCGAGGCAGCCAGAGAGATTGCTCGCCTTGAGGATGAGGTCCACTGTGCAGAAGAAGCCTTGGAGATGTCAAGGCAGCTCATCTCTGAGAAAGACGCGGCAATTCAAGAACTAACAGATATTCACCAAAgtcagaaagaagaagggtctCTGGCCGAAAAGGAAAGTCAAAAACTTCTGAACGAGGTGGAATCTTTGCGTTCAGAGCTGGCCAAATCCCATGAAGACAAAGCAGCGATTCATGAAAGATATCGCAAGAATCGAGCCAAGCTTAATGAAGCCATCACTGAACAACAAGATCTTTTCAATCGATCCCGTGCCCGCTGCGAGGAAATTGCGGAATTGCagaaagacaaagagaaACATGATATAGATGTCAAAGCTGTCGAGTTAGCTCTTGAGGCTAGTCGAAAGAAACGTGAGGAGCTTAAGAGCTGTGTCGAGCAATATCGAGCTGAGACAGAACAAGAGGCTCAAAAGA AAAACCACGCCATCGAGAAGCTTCGTCTTCAGCTTGAACACCAGCAACAAGAACTCATTCGTGAGAGGGCAGCAGCCAGTGAACTTCAGAGGCAGCTCAAAACAGAATCAGCTCTGACAGATATGGTCAAGAATATCCATTCTGATCTTTCTTCCCTGAAAGAAAATAATGATAGACACAACGAACGGAGCCAGAATCAAGACAGGATGACTAAATGCCTTTCAGAAAA ACTCGATCGTATAAGCGACCACCTGAATTCACACATCGAGGGGCAATTTACAAATGGAGATGTCAAATCATTGCTGGAGAATTTGGGAACCAACATCATTACTCG aTTGGCGTCGGAAATACATAACGTCATCTCGTCGCAGACAAATGCAGCAAAGACTGCTGCATGTTTTCATGAAACTGTCCATGGCCACTTCGAAAAGCTGCATAACAACATGGCCGAACAACAAAGCACCCAATCTAAAACCCAGCAGTGGTTTGAAGAAAATCGACAGGTTTTCATCGATTATCTCGACGCCATATCCACCAAGACTGTCGAAACTCAAAGGGCTTGCGAAGAATTGAAGAACGGCTGGGCCGACTTTTCTGAGAGTAACTCCGCCTGGAGAGATAGCTTCAAGAACAGTTTGCACAACGAGATCACCCAACAACTTGGGAATCGAGAGTCAAAGATTGTTAAGCTTGAAGAGACAATACGCCAGGTTTCTCTTGAATGGTCTCGGAAGCTCGAAGGTATGAAATCATCTATGCTCGAAAATAACCAACAGGCCGAGCAAGGTTTGCAAGGAGCCATCCGTGAGGTCAAAGAAACTCTCGACAAACGGTTTCAGGAGCAGAGTGTTGCATCCCAGGGCGACATCTCCAAATCGGAAGCCATTCGCTCCACAATAGAAGTGCACCTTGAGCAGGTCCGGCAGCAACTGGAATCAGTTTCGTCAGGCGACCCCGAGTCCCAACTTCTACGCGAGGCGTTACTTGAAGAACGTAAAAAGACTTCTGGTCTACAAGAAGATCTTGTCAAGTTACAAAGCGATGCTGCCACCAGCAGCGAACTTTGTCGAAGAGAACGTGAGGACTTCAAGGCTATGGAGACACTCAAGAGTCAGCTGGAAGGCATGAGTGTACGAGTGCCTCGTGTGGAAAACCTGAACACCACATTCAACAAAATGATTGACCTCAATCAGATATTGCAATCGACGGCTTCCTACTTGAGCAAAGAACACAATTGGGTACAGGATGAGTTAGCTGCCAGACTGCCGACCATCGCTCCCAACGAGTCACAGGAAAGCGAAGCCGGAACTGAATGGGGTTACCTCCAGGGGCAGCGTTCCGAGGAGCCACGCCCTGGCCTCCAGGCACAGGACATTGGCGGAAAACGTTCCAGCGATATCAGTGATGTTTTGACACTCGATGTCCATGCTCAGGGAGAGAGATATCGCCGTAGGGTTGTCGTCGCCAGTCCTGCAATCGAAGAATCGTTGCCAGCCCCTCCGCTTTCAATTGCACAAGAGCAACAAAGGCGCCGAGAGCCCAGTGTTGCGCGGCCCATCTTACGGCCAGCAGCTGCATCAATGAAGGAGGCCGATCCTCTCGGGGTTGCCTTGAATCATGACCAATACAACCGGCCTGTAATGGCCAGGGCGAGCTCTACTGCGAGTGGCACCAACCCAGCTATGGTCGAACAAGTTCGCACAGGTTTGATGCCAAGAATGGGGAAATAG
- the GEM1 gene encoding ERMES complex Ca(2+)-binding regulatory GTPase gem1 (TransMembrane:1 (o602-620i)~BUSCO:11367at5125), which translates to MATVRICVCGDESTGKSSLIASLVKDQFVNNKIQPVLPQITIPPSIGTPENVSTTIVDTSARPQDRTTLRKEIRKCNVILLVYADHYSYERVALFWMPYFRSLGVNVPVVLCANKSDLVGQGTTPQVVEEELLPVMAEFREVDSCIRTSARDHRNVNEVFFLCQKAVTHPIAPLFDYKEGHLKPLCINALKRIFYLCDKDQDGYLNEQEMRDFQARCFDKPLTTDDLDNIKLSISKSLPASDMEKGIDLPGFLQLNKLYAEKGRHETIWIILRKFHYTDSLSLEDKFIRPKFEVPEYSSAELSPAGYRFFVDLFLTFDKDNDGGLNDEELEALFAPAPGPPSSWTDSSFPSSTVRNEAGHVTLQGWLAQWSMTTFIEPKTTIEYLAYLGFEPSNPKDSITAALKITKPRKRRSRLGRVERNVVLCYVLGASGAGKSALLDSFLNRPFYGLYHPTIKPRRAVNSVELPGGKQVYLILEELGELEPAILENRAKLDACDLICYAYDSSDPDSFSHIVDLRKKYPYLDELPSIYTALKADKDKTNQRCELQPDQYTSSLNMSLPLHVSVTWGSISELFVAYADAATNPSTAFPKSSEEGPDRTSLYIALGATACAGVAALTIWRRATNAF; encoded by the exons atggccacTG TTAGAATCTGTGTCTGCGGCGACGAGAGTACTGGTAAATCTAGCCTCATCGCCTCTCTTGTCAAAGATCAATTTGTCAACAACAAGATCCAGCCTGTCCTTCCTCAAATTACCATTCCACCGAGCATTGGTACGCCTGAAAATGTCTCGACCACCATCGTCGATACCTCAGCTCGCCCACAAGACCGGACGACGTTACGAAAAGAGATTCGAAAGTGCAATGTCATCCTTCTTGTCTACGCCGACCACTATAGCTATGAAAGGGTGGCACTGTTTTGGATGCCATATTTCCGATCGTTAGGTGTCAACGTTCCCGTCGTGTTATGCGCCAACAAATCCGATCTGGTCGGTCAGGGTACTACACCACAGGTAGTTGAAGAGGAACTATTACCTGTCATGGCCGAGTTTCGCGAGGTCGACTCCTGTATCCGTACCAGCGCCCGCGACCACCGAAACGTGAACGAAGTATTCTTCCTTTGCCAAAAGGCCGTCACACACCCAATCGCTCCTCTATTCGATTACAAGGAGGGTCATCTCAAGCCCTTGTGCATCAACGCTTTAAAGCGTATCTTCTACCTCTGCGACAAAGACCAAGACGGCTATCTCAACGAGCAAGAAATGCGTGACTTCCAAGCCCGTTGTTTCGATAAACCGCTGACGACTGACGATCTGGACAACATCAAGCTCAGCATCTCAAAATCATTGCCCGCTTCTGATATGGAGAAGGGAATTGATCTGCCAGGATTTCTGCAGCTGAACAAGCTTTATGCTGAGAAGGGACGCCATGAGACTATCTGGATTATTCTTCGAAAGTTTCACTATACCGACAGTCTGAGCCTTGAAGACAAGTTCATTCGGCCAAAGTTTGAGGTCCCGGAATACTCGTCTGCTGAACTGAGTCCCGCTGGTTATAGGTTCTTTGTAGACCTGTTCCTGACCTTTGACAAGGACAACGATGGCGGTTTGAATGATGAGGAGCTGGAGGCTCTATTTGCCCCGGCTCCGGGACCGCCTAGTTCCTGGACCGATTCGTCGTTCCCATCCTCGACCGTGAGAAATGAGGCTGGCCACGTTACTCTGCAGGGCTGGCTTGCTCAGTGGAGCATGACAACTTTCATTGAACCCAAGACTACAATCGAATATCTTGCCTATCTAGGCTTTGAGCCTTCGAATCCCAAGGACTCTATCACCGCTGCACTCAAGATCACAAAGCCTCGCAAGCGAAGAAGTCGTCTTGGCCGAGTCGAGCGAAACGTAGTGCTATGCTACGTTCTTGGTGCATCAGGCGCAGGAAAATCTGCTCTCCTGGACTCGTTTCTCAACCGACCCTTTTATGGTCTATATCATCCGACTATCAAACCCCGCCGGGCAGTAAACAGTGTCGAGTTGCCTGGTGGAAAGCAAGTGTATCTTATCCTGGAGGAGCTTGGTGAGCTTGAACCTGCAATTCTCGAGAACCGGGCCAAGTTGGACGCCTGCGATCTCATTTGCTACGCATACGACTCGTCGGACCCTGACTCGTTCTCTCATATCGTTGATTTGCGAAAGAAGTATCCGTATCTCGATGAGCTTCCTTCTATCTACACCGCACTCAAGGCCGACAAGGACAAAACCAACCAACGCTGTGAACTCCAGCCTGACCAGTACACCTCTTCGCTTAACATGAGCCTCCCACTGCATGTCAGTGTCACTTGGGGCAGTATCAGTGAGCTTTTTGTGGCCTATGCAGATGCTGCTACGAACCCCAGCACTGCGTTCCCTAAGAGCAGCGAAGAAGGGCCCGATAGAACGAGCCTGTACATCGCACTTGGAGCCACAGCTTGTGCGGGTGTTGCTGCATTGACAATCTGGCGGCGCGCAACCAACGCTTTCTAA